From a region of the Etheostoma cragini isolate CJK2018 chromosome 22, CSU_Ecrag_1.0, whole genome shotgun sequence genome:
- the eloca gene encoding elongin C paralog a: protein MDGEERTYGGCEGPDAMYVKLISSDGHEFIVKREHALTSGTIKAMLSGPGQFAENETNEVNFREIPSHVLSKVCMYFTYKVRYTNSSTEIPEFPIAPEIALELLMAANFLDC, encoded by the exons ACGGTGAAGAGAGAACCTACGGCGGCTGTGAAGGGCCAGACGCCATGTATGTGAAGTTGATCTCTTCAGATGGCCATGAATTTATTGTGAAAAGAGAACACGCCTTGACATCTGGGACTATCAAAGCTATGTTAAGTGGACCAG GTCAGTTTGCTGAGAATGAAACCAACGAAGTGAACTTCAGGGAGATTCCGTCTCACGTCCTGTCCAAGGTCTGCATGTATTTCACCTACAAGGTCCGTTACACCAACAGCTCCACAGAAATACCTGAGTTCCCCATCGCCCCGGAGATCGCACTGGAACTGCTCATGGCTGCAAACTTTTTGGACTGCTAG